The Cellulomonas wangleii genome includes a region encoding these proteins:
- a CDS encoding glycosyltransferase family 2 protein, translating to MATTFDRLILDPRRTDDTRARPHTRRAPENEAAQSPSLMLLVLLAAAGILVYAVFLLNPGNRGDWLPYALVMAAESILILHGLLAMWTVLSSGWNPRGFAFHHAQERLYDLAEILREGAEDEPWRWQMYLEDRPLAVDVFITTYGEDLGTIRRTVSAAVRMQGKHATWVLDDGRSDDVRDLAAELGARYVRRLSSGGAKAGNINHALSLTHGDFFVVLDADFVPKPEFLHETVPFFAGSDVAFVQTPQTYGNFDTVISRGAGYMQAVFYRYVQPGRNRFNAAFCVGTNVIYRRAAVDSIGGIYTDSKSEDVWTSLMMHEQGWRTVYIPTTLAVGDTPETVEAYTKQQLRWATGGFEIMLTHNPLSPKRNLTMDQRIAYFVTATHYLTGIAPLLLLLVPPLEIYFDLSPMNLTLTPAMWAMYYAGFYVMQILLAFYTLGSFRWEVLLLASVSFPIYVRALVNAVLRREQAWHVTGRKGAYRSPFAFMLPQVLVFQFLLVTTLVALWKTHTSGVFTLALAWNATNTVILGGFIVTAWREGRRARAEARTQRRADMVAARRAATQVAEAAPLELEPAAAPAAVPSTPRSRRAPAVPPAAPAATEPRTDFPPR from the coding sequence GTGGCCACGACCTTCGACCGACTGATCCTCGACCCGCGGCGGACGGACGACACCCGGGCCCGGCCGCACACGCGGCGGGCCCCCGAGAACGAGGCCGCGCAGAGCCCCTCGCTCATGCTGCTGGTCCTGCTGGCCGCGGCCGGCATCCTCGTCTACGCCGTCTTCCTGCTGAACCCCGGCAACCGGGGCGACTGGCTGCCGTACGCGCTGGTCATGGCCGCCGAGTCGATCCTCATCCTGCACGGGCTGCTGGCGATGTGGACCGTCCTGTCGTCGGGCTGGAACCCGCGCGGCTTCGCCTTCCACCACGCCCAGGAGCGGCTCTACGACCTCGCGGAGATCCTGCGCGAGGGCGCGGAGGACGAGCCGTGGCGCTGGCAGATGTACCTCGAGGACCGCCCGCTCGCCGTCGACGTGTTCATCACGACGTACGGCGAGGACCTGGGCACCATCCGCCGCACCGTGTCGGCCGCCGTGCGGATGCAGGGCAAGCACGCCACCTGGGTGCTGGACGACGGCCGGTCGGACGACGTCCGCGACCTGGCCGCCGAGCTCGGCGCCCGGTACGTCCGCCGCCTCTCGAGCGGTGGCGCCAAGGCCGGCAACATCAACCACGCCCTGTCCCTCACGCACGGCGACTTCTTCGTGGTCCTGGACGCGGACTTCGTGCCCAAGCCCGAGTTCCTGCACGAGACCGTGCCGTTCTTCGCCGGGTCGGACGTCGCCTTCGTCCAGACGCCGCAGACGTACGGCAACTTCGACACCGTCATCAGCCGCGGCGCGGGGTACATGCAGGCGGTCTTCTACCGGTACGTCCAGCCGGGCCGTAACCGGTTCAACGCCGCCTTCTGCGTCGGCACCAACGTCATCTACCGGCGCGCGGCCGTCGACTCGATCGGCGGCATCTACACCGACTCGAAGTCCGAGGACGTGTGGACCTCGCTGATGATGCACGAGCAGGGCTGGCGCACGGTCTACATCCCGACGACGCTCGCCGTCGGCGACACCCCCGAGACCGTCGAGGCGTACACCAAGCAGCAGCTGCGCTGGGCCACCGGCGGGTTCGAGATCATGCTCACCCACAACCCGCTGTCACCGAAGCGCAACCTCACGATGGACCAGCGCATCGCGTACTTCGTGACGGCCACGCACTACCTCACGGGCATCGCGCCGCTTCTCCTGCTGCTGGTGCCGCCGCTCGAGATCTACTTCGACCTGTCGCCGATGAACCTCACGCTGACGCCGGCGATGTGGGCGATGTACTACGCGGGCTTCTACGTCATGCAGATCCTGCTCGCCTTCTACACGCTCGGGTCCTTCCGGTGGGAGGTCCTGCTGCTGGCGTCCGTGTCGTTCCCCATCTACGTGCGCGCCCTGGTGAACGCCGTGCTGCGCCGTGAGCAGGCGTGGCACGTCACGGGGCGCAAGGGGGCCTATCGCTCACCCTTCGCGTTCATGCTCCCGCAGGTCCTGGTGTTCCAGTTCCTGCTCGTGACGACCCTCGTGGCGCTGTGGAAGACCCACACGTCGGGCGTCTTCACCCTGGCCCTGGCGTGGAACGCCACCAACACCGTCATCCTCGGCGGCTTCATCGTCACCGCCTGGCGCGAGGGCCGACGTGCCCGTGCCGAGGCACGCACGCAGCGGCGTGCCGACATGGTCGCCGCCCGCCGGGCCGCCACGCAGGTGGCCGAGGCCGCCCCGCTCGAGCTCGAACCCGCCGCGGCTCCCGCCGCCGTCCCGTCCACCCCCCGCAGCCGCCGCGCGCCCGCCGTGCCGCCCGCTGCCCCAGCGGCCACCGAGCCGCGCACCGACTTCCCGCCCCGCTGA
- a CDS encoding LLM class F420-dependent oxidoreductase: MDLRIFTEPQQGATYDDVLAVARATEDLGFDAFFRSDHYLAMGDGDGLPGPTDAWTTLAGLARETSRIRLGTLVSSATFRYPGVLAIQVAQVDQMSGGRVELGLGAGWFAEEHAAYGIPFPAKRFGLLTEQLEVVTGLWGTPVGETFSFDGEHYTLTDSPALPKPVQRSPLDPSRAGVPVIVGGGGPTRTPRLAARFGAEYNQSFPEIASVPGRIAHIRQACVEVGRDPQTLVQSVALVLCVGRDEAELARRAEAIGREVPELREHGIAGTPDEAVERLTWLAEQGVERVYLQVLDLADLEHLQLVAEAVAPHVPQA; the protein is encoded by the coding sequence ATGGACCTGCGCATCTTCACCGAGCCCCAGCAGGGGGCCACGTACGACGACGTCCTGGCGGTCGCCCGCGCCACCGAGGACCTGGGCTTCGACGCCTTCTTCCGCTCCGACCACTACCTGGCGATGGGTGACGGCGACGGCCTGCCCGGTCCCACCGACGCGTGGACGACCCTCGCCGGCCTCGCCCGCGAGACGAGCCGCATCCGGCTCGGGACGCTCGTGTCGTCCGCGACCTTCCGGTACCCCGGGGTGCTGGCGATCCAGGTCGCGCAGGTCGACCAGATGTCCGGCGGGCGCGTGGAGCTGGGCCTCGGCGCCGGGTGGTTCGCCGAGGAGCACGCCGCGTACGGCATCCCCTTCCCCGCCAAGCGGTTCGGCCTGCTCACCGAGCAGCTCGAGGTCGTCACGGGCCTGTGGGGCACGCCGGTGGGCGAGACCTTCTCCTTCGACGGTGAGCACTACACGCTCACGGACTCCCCGGCACTGCCCAAGCCGGTGCAGCGCTCGCCGCTGGACCCGTCGCGTGCGGGCGTCCCGGTGATCGTCGGCGGCGGCGGCCCGACCCGCACGCCGCGCCTGGCCGCGCGGTTCGGCGCCGAGTACAACCAGTCGTTCCCGGAGATCGCGTCGGTGCCCGGGCGCATCGCCCACATCCGGCAGGCGTGCGTCGAGGTGGGCCGCGACCCGCAGACGCTGGTGCAGTCGGTCGCGCTCGTGCTGTGCGTGGGCCGGGACGAGGCCGAGCTGGCGCGCCGCGCCGAGGCGATCGGGCGTGAGGTGCCCGAGCTGCGGGAGCACGGCATCGCGGGCACCCCGGACGAGGCCGTCGAGCGGCTGACGTGGCTCGCCGAGCAGGGCGTGGAGCGCGTGTACCTGCAGGTCCTGGACCTGGCCGACCTGGAGCACCTGCAGCTGGTGGCCGAGGCCGTCGCACCGCACGTGCCGCAGGCCTGA
- a CDS encoding DUF1684 domain-containing protein, whose protein sequence is MHAVTPLSAALDVTDWRRRTSQTYAEVRALAVEDPAAAHAVWVQQRDELFAFHPASPLSPDARADFAGLDVAPYDPRYRFEVSVEPAGPQRLDVATGTDGVVGFDRVGTVVLGDLGRLTLWSLRGYGGGLFLPVRDALAGHGTFGGGRYVLDTIKGADLGCDRVGRLVVDLNFAYNPSCAYDPSWACPLATRANTLAAPVPVGERTPPPEGAPGA, encoded by the coding sequence GTGCACGCCGTCACCCCGCTCAGCGCCGCCCTGGACGTCACGGACTGGCGACGGCGCACGTCCCAGACGTACGCGGAGGTGCGGGCGCTGGCCGTGGAGGACCCGGCCGCCGCGCACGCCGTCTGGGTCCAGCAGCGCGACGAGCTGTTCGCGTTCCACCCCGCGTCCCCGCTGAGCCCCGACGCCCGCGCCGACTTCGCGGGCCTCGACGTCGCCCCGTACGACCCGCGGTACCGGTTCGAGGTCAGCGTCGAGCCGGCCGGTCCGCAGCGTCTCGACGTGGCGACCGGCACCGACGGCGTCGTGGGGTTCGACCGCGTCGGGACGGTGGTGCTGGGCGACCTCGGACGCCTCACGCTGTGGTCGCTGCGCGGGTACGGCGGCGGGCTGTTCCTGCCCGTGCGCGACGCGCTGGCCGGGCACGGCACGTTCGGCGGCGGCCGGTACGTGCTCGACACCATCAAGGGGGCGGACCTGGGGTGCGACCGGGTGGGCCGGCTGGTCGTCGACCTCAACTTCGCCTACAACCCGTCGTGCGCGTACGACCCGTCGTGGGCGTGCCCGCTGGCCACGCGCGCCAACACGCTCGCCGCGCCGGTGCCGGTGGGCGAGCGGACGCCGCCGCCCGAGGGGGCGCCGGGCGCCTGA
- a CDS encoding Fpg/Nei family DNA glycosylase translates to MPEGHTVHRVARQLALDLVGRPLAVSSPQGRFAAGAARLDGRTMTGATAVGKQLFCTFDTADVLRVHLGLYGAWDLYGDVSPLGEGERVRGSLGAPRVRPGSVMDAQPSTRRLRLGEDESEHAAADDAWPPPPLGQVRVRLDSGSVVADLRGPSACEVLTADEAAAVRARLGPDPQDVADLDEAGEVVVERVTRRQVAVGQLLMDQAVVAGIGNIYRAELLFRARLDPWTPGRRVPAEVVRGIWRDWAVLLADGIRDGVMLTREDLDDAGRLAARHDPTLRHWVYGRGGLPCRVCGTPVVVEEMATRKLYRCPVCQV, encoded by the coding sequence GTGCCGGAGGGTCATACCGTTCATCGGGTCGCGCGCCAGCTCGCCCTCGACCTCGTCGGGCGGCCGCTGGCCGTCAGCTCGCCCCAGGGGCGGTTCGCCGCGGGCGCCGCGCGCCTGGACGGCCGCACGATGACCGGGGCGACGGCGGTCGGCAAGCAGCTGTTCTGCACCTTCGACACCGCGGACGTGCTGCGCGTCCACCTGGGGCTCTACGGCGCGTGGGACCTGTACGGCGACGTCAGCCCGCTGGGCGAGGGCGAGCGGGTGCGCGGCAGCCTGGGGGCACCGCGCGTGCGGCCCGGGTCCGTCATGGACGCCCAGCCCTCGACGCGGCGCCTGCGCCTGGGGGAGGACGAGTCCGAGCACGCCGCCGCGGACGACGCGTGGCCGCCGCCCCCGCTGGGGCAGGTGCGGGTGCGCCTGGACTCCGGGTCGGTCGTCGCGGACCTGCGCGGCCCGTCGGCGTGCGAGGTGCTGACGGCCGACGAGGCGGCGGCCGTCCGCGCACGGCTGGGCCCGGACCCGCAGGACGTCGCGGACCTCGACGAGGCGGGCGAGGTCGTCGTCGAGCGGGTGACGCGCCGTCAGGTGGCCGTGGGGCAGCTGCTGATGGACCAGGCCGTGGTGGCCGGGATCGGCAACATCTACCGGGCCGAGCTGCTGTTCCGCGCCCGGCTGGACCCCTGGACGCCCGGGCGGCGGGTCCCGGCCGAGGTGGTCCGCGGGATCTGGCGGGACTGGGCCGTGCTGCTGGCCGACGGCATCCGGGACGGCGTCATGCTGACCCGCGAGGACCTCGACGACGCGGGGCGTCTGGCCGCCCGCCACGACCCGACGCTGCGGCACTGGGTGTACGGCCGCGGCGGCCTGCCGTGCCGGGTGTGCGGCACCCCTGTCGTCGTCGAGGAGATGGCGACCCGCAAGCTCTACCGGTGCCCCGTCTGCCAGGTCTGA
- a CDS encoding tyrosine-protein phosphatase, producing MDDDATLPPHPPTTPTGEPVPAAARVATAAADPHVLASDTVANLRDVGGRPTADGGRVRRGLVLRSAELRSAAVADDPVVTRLGVRTVVDLRTAAERAAAPDVLPPGARGVHADVLQVTTQAPASDLGELLRRPQEASQFLAALDPAAQMRRTYVDLVVGESGRTGYATLLRRFLDPGAAPVLYHCTAGKDRTGWATTVLLLAVGADEAVAREEYLAVNPAVRAMYAPLLQGFADVGGDPELLVPLLEVREEYLDAAFGAVAELFGSFAAYLRDGLGLTDTEVAALRERLTA from the coding sequence GTGGACGACGACGCGACGCTGCCCCCGCACCCGCCGACGACCCCGACGGGCGAGCCCGTGCCCGCCGCCGCCCGCGTGGCCACGGCCGCGGCCGACCCGCACGTCCTGGCGTCCGACACGGTCGCCAACCTGCGCGACGTCGGCGGACGTCCCACCGCGGACGGCGGGCGGGTGCGCCGCGGCCTGGTCCTGCGGTCCGCGGAGCTGCGGTCCGCCGCCGTCGCCGACGACCCGGTCGTCACCCGCCTCGGGGTGCGCACGGTCGTGGACCTGCGGACCGCGGCCGAGCGGGCCGCTGCCCCCGACGTCCTGCCGCCGGGTGCGCGGGGCGTGCACGCCGACGTCCTGCAGGTCACGACGCAGGCCCCGGCGTCGGACCTGGGCGAGCTGCTGCGCCGGCCGCAGGAGGCGTCGCAGTTCCTGGCGGCGCTGGACCCCGCGGCCCAGATGCGGCGCACGTACGTCGACCTGGTCGTCGGGGAGTCCGGGCGCACGGGGTACGCCACGTTGCTGCGCCGGTTCCTCGACCCCGGGGCCGCGCCGGTGCTGTACCACTGCACCGCGGGCAAGGACCGCACGGGGTGGGCGACGACCGTGCTCCTGCTGGCGGTGGGCGCCGACGAGGCCGTCGCGCGCGAGGAGTACCTGGCCGTGAACCCGGCGGTGCGGGCGATGTACGCACCGCTGCTGCAGGGGTTCGCGGACGTCGGGGGCGACCCGGAGCTGCTGGTCCCGCTGCTGGAGGTGCGCGAGGAGTACCTGGACGCGGCGTTCGGTGCGGTCGCCGAGCTCTTCGGGTCGTTCGCCGCCTACCTGCGCGACGGGCTCGGGCTCACGGACACCGAGGTCGCGGCCCTGCGGGAGCGCCTCACCGCCTGA
- a CDS encoding methionine ABC transporter ATP-binding protein, with amino-acid sequence MIELSGLRKVYPSPGGDVVALDGIDLTVERGTVHGIVGRSGAGKSTLIRCLTGLERPTAGTVTVDGVTISDLPENRLRTARRKTGMVFQHVNLLDSRTIADNVAYPLEVAGVRRAQRAARVAELLDLVDLGHRASAYPAQLSGGQKQRVGIARALATEPAVLLCDEPTSALDGETTRQILGLVRDLRDRLGITVVVITHEPSVVRETCDAVTLLEHGRVVQSGTLAQVVTQVGSPLSRALVPVPDVPPGRRRRLVEAVFATDAVSTATAFGAVAGLGDDVEVLSATVEPLGALRVGRLLVDTPQERTDEVVARLRAAGLDPLAAPAGDAGQEVA; translated from the coding sequence GTGATCGAGCTGTCCGGCCTCCGCAAGGTCTACCCGTCACCCGGCGGTGACGTCGTCGCGCTCGACGGCATCGACCTGACCGTCGAGCGCGGCACGGTGCACGGCATCGTCGGACGGTCGGGCGCCGGCAAGTCCACGCTCATCCGGTGCCTGACCGGTCTCGAGCGACCGACCGCCGGCACCGTCACCGTCGACGGCGTCACCATCTCCGACCTGCCGGAGAACCGGCTGCGCACCGCCCGCCGCAAGACCGGCATGGTGTTCCAGCACGTCAACCTGCTCGACTCGCGCACCATCGCGGACAACGTGGCGTACCCGCTCGAGGTCGCGGGCGTGCGGCGGGCGCAGCGCGCCGCACGCGTGGCCGAGCTGCTCGACCTCGTCGACCTGGGCCACCGCGCGTCCGCCTACCCGGCACAGCTGTCCGGCGGGCAGAAGCAGCGCGTCGGCATCGCCCGCGCGCTGGCCACCGAGCCGGCCGTGCTGCTGTGCGACGAGCCGACGTCCGCGCTCGACGGCGAGACCACGCGGCAGATCCTCGGCCTGGTGCGCGACCTGCGCGACCGGCTGGGCATCACGGTCGTCGTCATCACCCACGAGCCGTCGGTCGTGCGCGAGACGTGCGACGCGGTCACGCTGCTCGAGCACGGGCGCGTCGTGCAGTCCGGCACCCTCGCGCAGGTCGTGACGCAGGTCGGCTCACCGCTGTCCCGCGCCCTGGTCCCGGTTCCCGACGTCCCGCCCGGCCGTCGACGCCGGCTGGTCGAGGCCGTCTTCGCGACCGACGCCGTCAGCACCGCCACCGCGTTCGGCGCCGTCGCGGGCCTGGGCGACGACGTGGAGGTGCTGTCCGCGACCGTCGAGCCGCTGGGTGCGCTGCGCGTGGGCCGCCTCCTCGTCGACACGCCGCAGGAGCGGACCGACGAGGTCGTGGCGCGGCTGCGCGCCGCCGGGCTCGACCCCCTCGCGGCACCCGCGGGCGACGCCGGGCAGGAGGTGGCGTGA
- a CDS encoding methionine ABC transporter permease, with translation MGDLWTELTTNRVITEKLPEATLETLQMVGLSALITVVVGLPLGLLLRSLAPDGLLPHRPLSVVLGFVVNVLRSLPFIILAVAVIPVTRAIVGTSLGWEAAVVPLSIGTIPFFARLVETAVRDVAPGKVEAARVMGSTTPKILRSVLVREALPAIVSGFTVTVIALIGFSAMVGAIGGGGLGFLAITYGFQRFDPVVLYTSVVVIIVLVTVVQVVGDAVARRLDHR, from the coding sequence ATGGGCGACCTGTGGACCGAGCTGACGACCAACCGCGTCATCACCGAGAAGCTGCCCGAGGCGACGCTCGAGACGCTGCAGATGGTGGGCCTGTCGGCGCTGATCACGGTGGTCGTCGGGCTGCCGCTCGGCCTGCTGCTGCGCTCCCTCGCGCCCGACGGTCTGCTGCCCCACCGCCCGCTGTCGGTGGTCCTCGGCTTCGTCGTCAACGTGCTGCGCTCGCTGCCGTTCATCATCCTCGCCGTCGCCGTGATCCCGGTGACCCGCGCGATCGTCGGGACGTCGCTCGGCTGGGAGGCCGCGGTCGTGCCGCTGAGCATCGGCACCATCCCGTTCTTCGCCCGCCTCGTCGAGACGGCCGTGCGGGACGTCGCACCGGGCAAGGTCGAGGCCGCGCGGGTCATGGGCTCCACGACGCCCAAGATCCTGCGATCCGTGCTGGTGCGCGAGGCGCTGCCCGCCATCGTCTCGGGGTTCACCGTCACCGTCATCGCGCTCATCGGGTTCTCCGCGATGGTCGGCGCGATCGGGGGTGGCGGCCTGGGCTTCCTCGCGATCACGTACGGCTTCCAGCGCTTCGACCCCGTCGTCCTCTACACGTCCGTCGTCGTGATCATCGTCCTGGTCACGGTCGTCCAGGTGGTCGGCGACGCCGTCGCGCGCCGCCTCGACCACCGGTGA
- a CDS encoding MetQ/NlpA family ABC transporter substrate-binding protein, giving the protein MKRTVRTAAVLSAAALVMTGCSAGDDTEGGATQEGGLTTVTIGASPVPHAEILQFVQDELAQDAGIDLEIQEFTDYVLPNTALDEGEIDANFFQHLPYLDAQIAENGFEFDHYDGVHIEPYGIYSEKIEDLDDLADGGVVGITNDPGNQGRALDLLVDAGLITLDETDGDPTLLDIAENPKDLEFVETAPEQLVVALPDVDIAIINGNYALEAGLNPASDAILLESGEDNPYANVVVVRSEDLDDPALVTLDELLHSDEVRAFIEERWPAGEVIAAF; this is encoded by the coding sequence ATGAAGAGAACCGTCCGCACCGCCGCCGTCCTGTCCGCCGCGGCCCTGGTGATGACGGGCTGCTCCGCCGGTGACGACACCGAGGGCGGGGCCACGCAGGAGGGCGGACTCACCACGGTCACGATCGGCGCCAGCCCCGTGCCGCACGCCGAGATCCTGCAGTTCGTGCAGGACGAGCTCGCGCAGGACGCCGGCATCGACCTGGAGATCCAGGAGTTCACCGACTACGTGCTGCCCAACACGGCGCTCGACGAGGGCGAGATCGACGCCAACTTCTTCCAGCACCTGCCCTACCTCGACGCGCAGATCGCGGAGAACGGCTTCGAGTTCGACCACTACGACGGCGTGCACATCGAGCCGTACGGCATCTACTCCGAGAAGATCGAGGACCTCGACGACCTGGCCGACGGCGGCGTCGTCGGCATCACGAACGACCCGGGCAACCAGGGCCGGGCGCTCGACCTGCTCGTGGACGCCGGGCTCATCACCCTCGACGAGACCGACGGCGACCCCACGCTGCTCGACATCGCCGAGAACCCGAAGGACCTGGAGTTCGTCGAGACGGCGCCCGAGCAGCTCGTGGTCGCCCTGCCGGACGTGGACATCGCGATCATCAACGGCAACTACGCGCTCGAGGCCGGCCTGAACCCCGCCTCGGACGCGATCCTGCTGGAGTCGGGCGAGGACAACCCGTACGCGAACGTCGTCGTGGTCCGCTCCGAGGACCTCGACGACCCGGCGCTCGTCACCCTCGACGAGCTGCTGCACTCCGACGAGGTCCGCGCCTTCATCGAGGAGCGCTGGCCGGCCGGCGAGGTCATCGCCGCCTTCTGA
- a CDS encoding alpha/beta fold hydrolase → MTTADPGWLPDRLLPGYEARTLPGRRPAPPGPQARAVAAGGVAPVLTLVRPGRAPDAPRGVVVHLHGYNDYFFATHLADALADAGWAFLAVDARRAGRSWREGEVPHYQGDLREQASDLGRAVAAARAAWPGLPVVVHAHSTGGLVAALWAHAHRARGGADAVVLNSPFLSVVRSWVRPLQDGALRPLARRAPLRVVAHRPSRYAARLAERWDVDTTLKRPQGVAVRAGWLAALRAGQLRVARGLAVGVPVLVARSARSAVEHGAGAVADGPALDDADTVLDVATIAALAPRLGTDVREVVVDGGVHDLALSLDGPRAAYLGAVVEFLDTLVR, encoded by the coding sequence GTGACCACAGCGGACCCCGGCTGGCTGCCGGACCGGTTGCTGCCGGGCTACGAGGCCCGGACGCTGCCGGGCCGGCGGCCCGCGCCACCGGGTCCGCAGGCGCGTGCGGTCGCGGCCGGGGGCGTCGCGCCCGTGCTGACGCTCGTCCGGCCCGGACGCGCGCCGGACGCGCCCCGCGGCGTCGTGGTGCACCTGCACGGCTACAACGACTACTTCTTCGCCACCCACCTGGCCGACGCGCTCGCCGACGCGGGCTGGGCGTTCCTCGCGGTGGACGCCCGCCGCGCGGGCCGCTCGTGGCGGGAGGGGGAGGTGCCGCACTACCAGGGTGACCTGCGTGAGCAGGCGTCCGACCTGGGGCGGGCGGTCGCCGCCGCGCGCGCCGCCTGGCCGGGGTTGCCGGTGGTCGTGCACGCGCACTCGACCGGCGGTCTCGTCGCGGCGCTGTGGGCGCACGCCCACCGGGCGCGCGGCGGTGCGGACGCGGTGGTGCTCAACAGCCCGTTCCTGTCCGTCGTGCGCTCGTGGGTGCGCCCGCTGCAGGACGGTGCCCTGCGGCCGCTGGCCCGCCGGGCGCCGCTGCGGGTCGTCGCGCACAGGCCGTCGCGGTACGCGGCGCGGCTGGCCGAGCGGTGGGACGTCGACACGACGCTCAAGCGGCCGCAGGGTGTGGCCGTGCGGGCCGGCTGGCTGGCGGCGCTCCGCGCCGGGCAGCTGCGCGTGGCCCGCGGGCTCGCCGTGGGCGTGCCCGTGCTGGTCGCCCGGTCCGCGCGCTCGGCCGTCGAGCACGGTGCCGGTGCCGTCGCCGACGGGCCGGCACTGGACGACGCCGACACCGTGCTGGACGTCGCGACCATCGCCGCGCTGGCCCCGCGGCTGGGGACGGACGTGCGCGAGGTCGTCGTCGACGGGGGCGTGCACGACCTGGCGCTGTCGCTGGACGGGCCGCGCGCGGCGTACCTGGGCGCGGTGGTGGAGTTCCTCGACACGCTCGTGCGCTGA